Part of the Anaerolineae bacterium genome, GCCTGCTCTTAGAGATCAGTCGTTTTGCCCAGGAGAGGGACATCCAATTGATTGTGGTTGTTTTTCCAAATTTGTTGGCCATTGAAGATAGCCAGCCCATTACTGCAAAAATTGTGGGGCTTTACGAAGGGGAGGAAATTCCGGTGGTGGATGTGTCAAACTTAGTGGCCGGAATGGAAGCCAAAGAGTTAATAGTCAACCCGGTTGATTGGCACCCCAATGAATTCACCCACCGGCTGGTGGCCGAAGCATTGTATCGGCAAATCAAGGCGCTATCGCCATAGGTGTCCTGTCGCTGTTCAGGGCGATCACAAGGATTCGCCACATATTAATGTATGTCACCAAAAATCCCAAAGAGCCAAAAAAAGGGTGATTGCGTGCAATCACCCTTTTCATATTTTTATCCCCATAAAGGCTATTCATCCGCGGCTGCTTCAGTTCCACTTGGACGCACGCCAAGTGTTACCGCCAGGGTTTGTTGCTGGCCATCACGGATAATGGTTAAAGTGACGGTTTTGCCCACTTCTCCCCGGCGGCTGAGAAAAGAAATGAGATCGTCAAAAACACGCACCTCTTCATCTTCAATACCGATAATCACATCGCCGCCTATTTTTATTACCTGACCATTCTCCAACTCAAAATCGCGGGTGCTGCCGCGCAAGTCGGCTTTGTCGGCCGGACTGCCAGACATAACTTCGGAGACCAATGCCCCCCCTGCCTTTGCCAAACCCATTGCTTCGGCAATTTCGGGAATAACGGTATTGCCCGAAAAACCAATCCAGGCGTGTTCGTATTTGCCATTCTCAATCAGGCCGGGCACCACCCGTTGGGCCAGGTTGGCCGGAATGGCAAACCCAACGCCCAAAAAACTGCGCTCGCCAAAACCAATCTGGTTGGGCACAATGGCGGCATTAACCCCAATCACCTCGCCCTGAGAGTTGAGCAAGGGACCGCCAGAGTTGCCCGGATTAATGGCCGCGTCGGTTTGAATGATCTCCGGGATACGGAAATGGCTCACCGTGGGCAAGCTGCGGCCCAGGGCGCTGATAATGCCGGTGGTCAGCGTTCCTTCCAGGCCAAAGGGATTGCCAATGGCCACGGCTCGCTGGCCCACCAACAGTTCGTCGGAATCACCCCACTCTACCGGGCGGAGGCTTTCGGCAGGCATGTCTACCTTGATTACGGCTAAATCACTATCGGGGTCTCTGCCCACCACCTTCGCTTCTACCGTGGTATCATCGAAAAACGTCACGTCAATTTTACCGGCTTCGGCCACTACGTGATTGTTGGTGATGATATAACCCTGGTTATTGTATACAAACCCCGAACCCTGCCCCTGGAGAGGGAAAAGATTATTGCTTTCAGCTTCGTCGGCTTCCGCCACTGTAACCACAATATTGACCACCGAGGGATTGACCCGCTCGTAGAGGTTGATGAGCAACAACTCTTCAGAATCAGCCTCGGCAATCATATCCGGCGGCAGGGGGGTTGGTTGGGGGGCCAGGGTAGGCGGCGTTTGCAGCAAAACTTGCGTGTCATTTAAGTTATCAGTAGATTCTGCGGCCGCCTCAGTTTCTGCGGCTTTGGGGTTAGCATCGGTTGCGGAAAATACCGATAGATCGGGTAACGAGGATAGACCGCAAGCCGAAATCATAAAAATGAGCAAACCGAGTAAAACA contains:
- a CDS encoding trypsin-like peptidase domain-containing protein — protein: MSQLRNVLLGLLIFMISACGLSSLPDLSVFSATDANPKAAETEAAAESTDNLNDTQVLLQTPPTLAPQPTPLPPDMIAEADSEELLLINLYERVNPSVVNIVVTVAEADEAESNNLFPLQGQGSGFVYNNQGYIITNNHVVAEAGKIDVTFFDDTTVEAKVVGRDPDSDLAVIKVDMPAESLRPVEWGDSDELLVGQRAVAIGNPFGLEGTLTTGIISALGRSLPTVSHFRIPEIIQTDAAINPGNSGGPLLNSQGEVIGVNAAIVPNQIGFGERSFLGVGFAIPANLAQRVVPGLIENGKYEHAWIGFSGNTVIPEIAEAMGLAKAGGALVSEVMSGSPADKADLRGSTRDFELENGQVIKIGGDVIIGIEDEEVRVFDDLISFLSRRGEVGKTVTLTIIRDGQQQTLAVTLGVRPSGTEAAADE